Below is a genomic region from Xiphophorus couchianus chromosome 9, X_couchianus-1.0, whole genome shotgun sequence.
tctttttttaaaaaagaaacagaatcaTCGTCTTGATGtgaagtttatttaataaaaagaataaataaataaagacgcATTTCCTGTGgaaataaactacaaaatatgtgtttataaTACATAAGAGGTGAAAAACTTCACTCCAGTAAGAGCAGAGatgcatcaaaacaaaactagagCTACTCCTAAAAATACATTCTTTTCAGAGAACTTTGctccagtaaatgtaactgaataaTTGTCACTAGTTTCTATCATCTTGGTGTTCAGAGATGATTCCTCTGCAGCTGAGGAGTAAAATACTTCCTGGTTTAATCACAGGAAGCTTCAGGTAAACAGGAAGTCCCTGATGGTCGATCCACAGTCATTTAGTCTCATCAGCTTTGATCAGGATTGTCCAATTACTGTCCTTAAAGGGCCGGCGCCCCTCATGCTTTAGATGTTTCACTGCTTCAGCACAAACAAATTCCTTCAAGCTtctcagaagtaaaaaaaaaaaaaaaaagttgtttcacAACGAGAAGGTTCCGCTGAGTaatcaaaaatatctttttctctgtatttctgtttttgcatcacCTCTGGGAAATCATTAGGAAACTTTTCAACAATTGACAGGAAGACGAATCCTTAACGCTCCTGATGACGAAACTCTGATTTACAGTGAAAGAAGCAGAGATGAGACGTTTTAAATGCCAAACGTTGGGCTGCAGTAAGAGAAGCACAACTTCAACTTAtttaatactgaaaaataattacacCATCAGACGGACCAACATATAAAGTTatgttaaaaatcttttttaatatcttaaggaccaaaatgaaaataattttgctctggttccttattacacttgaaataagaacaaaaaatttgtttacaaataacttttcagcaaaatacagaggcttgttttaagtaaataattccttaattttgatgaaaaagttctagttccactggtgccgttacctagcaaccccggccAAACTCAGcacgttgcctagcaacccagttctagttccactggtagattatctaatttataacaagacattctTCCCATGtcatcagtgaaataatctgccagtggaactggaacttttttaaggaattgtttttgttaaaacaagctcctatatcttttatgaaaagttacttataagttatttttgtcttatttcaagcgtaATAAAATATcggctctagaaactagaccaaaactacttggtaagattttgtgtttttgcagtgtaaagctGATTCTGACATCATTTGTCACTTTTAGTTGGACTTGGAGGGTAAATAAGTCTGAGTTGGTTGTTTATGCTTCAGTTCATCTGTTGCAGCAGATCAGCCTGTCAAACACTTTCAGTGTtgctaatgtttgtttttctatctttttcctTCAATTTCTCCTTCCTGAATCCCTTTGTCGTTCTTCCTGCACATGAACTATCAGTGATCTTCCATTCATGACTTCATAAGTACAGAGAAACGTCGACTCATGGCGTCTCTTCATTAAACAGCGAGCGCAGCTGCAGGTGGAAAGacgtttttttattattgttgtgaCTGTTGCAAAAACTGGAGGCTTCACACGTGGGGGAACAATCATTAAATCAGCCAGATTACTACAAAAATAATCCATGACACTTAAGGActgaagcacagaaagaaaacagtgagGAACCTCTTCCTGGTTGAGGATGTGAAGCTGCTCTTATCTTTCATCtgtttcatcacatttttttagattCTCCAGAAACGTCctgacagagaaagagaaactcCACCTATCTCAAGCTTTGGGAGTGTTTTGCGTCACTCCCACTCGCTTTTGTTTATGTGCGTCAGGTGGAGGTGTGTGTGGAGGCGGGCGGGGGACGTCATATGACGTCGcacaaggtgaggcagagcggCGGAGGGACAAAACCTCTGTGgaggcagacagagagagagtgtgtgaaATGGCGTTTTATTTGTGAGTCAGCAGCGTGTGTGTCGACGTGTGTGTGATGAAGGAGGGAACGATGCAGAGACCCAGCAGCTCTTCTGTAAGTCTGTCTGTTTTTTGGTAGAAATACTTTCCTTCCGtttctacttttacttaaaagtagaaaaaccgGAATGTGTTTTGGTAGATATGCGTCTCAAATCCACAGAGGAGTAGAAGGGAGAGAGTCCGAGTTTTGGATAAacccaggggtgtccaaactttttatcatgactcattttattttattgttttattttaatatgacagaggagagaaggagagCTGAGGGGAAACGTACATGAAGGATCATTCCTTCAcgaaagtgcttcacatcataaaatcataaaaccGTAATCAAGTTTATTGGGAGCCGCAAACAAAACCCTAAAATAAAACGCCGTTATAAAAACCATAAAGCGTAATTATTAACAAATGTTGGAGTGGTTGATCAGAAGCGACTCTGACCAGCTCAGTTTGAGGTCTGGGTTTAAAGTGTGTCAGTGTTTCGGctggtttgcagttttctggatttttttctggggatgcagagcagaaccagaagacctgagaggtctggacgGTTGCTATGACGACAGCTgatctttaaagtattttactgCCAAGCCAGTAAAATACATAAGTGATTTATAactaacagttttattttattttaaagtttattctctgaCACAAAGCGACTGGATGCTGAAACATTCGTCATTTTTCCTGGAAATGTTCCTCAGCTGAcggaaggccgactttgtaaccgtctttatgtggctctgaaggttcaggtcagaggtcagcctgatctctagtttctaaCTGAAGCTATTCTAGATCTATGGCTTTTTAAAAGCCCATCTAGGAACAAGTGCTGTGAAtcagctgttgctgctgcacTATGATGCAAACGTGGgattgttttgttcagtttgtctgtcGACGTGAGTCTGTCCCTACCAATAAacttacagtaaaaataattaaatattagcTGTACTTTGTTCCTCTTAAGGTGAAAGATAAAAACTTTGGTTTTGTGTCTGTTCTGGCTCATCCACACATCGATCTGCTCTGAGCCAGTTTTTCATAAGCgtttcttcatcaatattaaggaatcattgacttaaaacaagctcctatatctcactgaaaagttacttgtaagttaattttgtcttatttcaagagcattaagatatttgctctagaaacgagatcaaaatacttggcaaggttttgtgtttttgcagttgcTAATGTTTTAGTaagtgtgtttttgtaatgttttctctttttttgatgtttataattgtaaaagaaaaaaaaaaggataatgGGGAtccaaattaacaaaaaaccaaactttaaataaattaaaaatcagtttctttaatgGATTtccaaatacaaatacaaaaatacaaattttgtaTAAACCTGAACCAAAGAAATGAAAGGATTAAATCAAAGTAGTGAAACTGAAGGACCAACATTTCTGAGTGAATAAAGCTGTGAATGGATCTCTGGCAGACACAGATTTCATCTGAACGGTTCCTCCTGTTCTCCTCCCAGTTCTCCAGGGACCAGTTCATCCTGGACTGTTCGTTGGAGAAGCTCCGcagagagctggaggaggagctgaagatGAGCAGCGAGGAGCCCAGGAGTCACGCCTGGTACCACGGCGCGATTCCCAGACAGgtacaacacaaaaacagagacaCTCCCTTTAAAAGTCCAGTTGGAAACCAGTTGGACCAGGCCGGGTGTTATTAGCCTGCAGCGCTGCGACTGCCGGCAGATTACTGGGTGTGTTTGGACCCCAGCAGAGGGGTTGCTCCTCCAGGCTGCCTGCCGTACAGAAAGCTTTCTGTATGCGTTTGTTTGTTGTGCTGGATGGCTGTGTGAGGGAGGCTGTGTTCTCCAGGGCTGAGATGTAATCGCTTTTAATAAGCTGCTTCCTTTGGCTAAACTACCATTACACTCTAAACAAACAGCGGCCTAATTAAAGCCCTGAGTCCGGCATGaaggtttgtgtgtttctgtgggaAAGAAAAAGAGTGAAAAGCTGCaactgaaacagagaaacacaagaaaacaggGCAAAACAagcctacactgcaaaaacacaaaatcctaccaagtcaatttggttcagtttctagttcaaatatttagtaaacttgaaataagagaagaCTATAACTATGAGCTTATTTTAGCTAATTAATTCCTCAATAATGATatttgtttcagattatttcactgaaaacatGAGGAGAATGTCTTGTTAGaagtcaaataatctgctggtggaactagacctgggttgctaggtaacggactgGACttagctggggttgctaggtaacgggctggacttggctggggttgctaggtaacggcgcaagGCCTGTCACTTGTGAAATAGGTTAAATAATCCCCCATtaaaactagtactttttaaaaatcaatattaaggatttattgactaAAATATCAGCCTCTATAACTTTCTGTAAAATctcttgtaagttaattttatctaatttcaactgaactaagatatttgcatgagaaactaaacaataatacttggtaaaatattgtgtttttgcagtgtaggtggctggatggaaataaaatttctacatgtataaaatgttcaaaaaaaaaaacaaaaaacttttctcAATAACAACACTGAACAAtttaatttatacttttatttttagagacaATCTTCATAAAATCGCCCTGATTATccgctctctctctttctctctctctctttctctctctctctctttctctctgtctctctttctctcctagTAGAAACACGTTatagttatttaatttaatgctatCATAATGCTCAGGTCTACGCATTGACACTGTAAAAATTGCTTCTTTGGGAATCAGTAATACAAAATACGATGAGTGAAATCCAGATataaggaaaatatttaattcaagaaACTTTGCAATTCAATGTTTACATCCTGTCACATTTGGGCAAAAAGGTCTGACCTGTTTCTGCTGTGTGGATCAAGTGTCGGTTACAGTTTATGTAgcagaaaaacattacaaaagaaatttgatttaaagtgaaactgaaaaatgataGTTAATCTGAGCCGAGGGAAACAACCAGAGCTAAATGTGTCTTTCCATCCagacaaattaaagtttaaaaacagcGTTGAACTTGTTGACACgtcagtgaaaaagaaaactaacattttagaGCATGTTAGCCGTGCAGAGCAGCCGGCGCTGCGCTCATAAAACTGGTTCCAGCCACCCAGACCACCATCATCAGATTTAATGAAACGTTTGGCCTGCAAACAGacgctgtgtgtttgtgtaaccgCTCACGACCTGCAGGTCGCAGAGAGCCTGGTGCAGCGTGACGGAGACTTCCTGCTGCGGGATTCGCTCTCCAGCCCAGGGAGCTACGTTCTGACCTGCCAGTGGAGAAACGCCGCGCAGCACTTTAAGATCAGCAAGAAGGTACGGAGACTCAGTCCGACTTCAAGACTCGGATTTTATTATGAGATCTTTCCATGATCGCCAGCTTCCACAGCATGAAGTCATTTCAtcatttgggttttattttctgtttgactttgcAGGAttaaacaaacatacaaaaaacacaaactgttttaagtcactggtgtccaaacctttttgCACCATGGATCAGATTCCCACAGCAGGACAAACTCAGGAGCCATATTGTCTTTCCAACTAAAGACGCaacattatttcctttttttatgttCTCAGTGTGGGAAATGATTAGgcaactttttttctcaacattttgaaaaacatttttggacttttaaaaaaatttttttatctttttttacttttttcccaaaattctgacttttttccttcAATCAATTCAGAGTTTATTGAGaccaaaagtcagaattttgagtttggtgtcagaattatttattttttcagtagCTCTAATCCTATTTTCTGTAACTcagtaataaattaaatatgaaatatttaattaaatatgaaatatttaatttaagcaGGCATTAAAACGTTCAGTGGccgtttgttgttttaataaatgataGACTGTTTCCTCATTTTTCtggtaatttttttcagtttatttgatctagaaaatcttttaatttattaccagtgacaaaatctgaactttCTTCAGATATTTATGACCCTGATTACCatgatattaaaatcaaaataaaacactgatatcaaaagaaaaatactttgtgtttcagATATATTAGAATTTAATTGCAGAACTAATTTAAATTCTCATGCTAAAAACTTACAAAAGTGCCCACTGAAGGTCCAAGTTTGTACCATTGTTGAATTGAAGTTGGGGGCCACACGAAATTgttccaagggccacaaatgtcCCCCGGGcacagtttggacacccctgtgtTTAAGTGATCTGATGAATTCATCAGAACGTTCAGCTTCAAGGTGTCAAACAGCATTCCACTATATTCCTAATAAAAGCAAACTCACGTTGTTTCTCTCCAGCTTTAAGTCATATATTATCATTAATTTGACTATTTATACTCTGCAGAACCacgtttcttgttttgtctgaagttttgtctgttttgactCATTCAGATGGTGATCCTGAATGAAGCGTACTCCAGAGTGGAGTATCTGTTAGATAAGGAAGGATTTGACAGCGTTCCTGCACTCATCAGATACTATGTTGGCAACAGGAAACCCGTCTCACAAGTTGGTTTTACAAGCTACAAGTTGTTCTAATGTTTCTTCATAATTCATATGTTCAGTCTTGACCAGTTgatatttatgtaataaatgtgGAAGTGTTTAATAATTACATagatttcaacaaaatgaattccagttttcttttacatacaAAAGTCTGAAactggaacctttgtattcatGTGTTTCTGATACGGCAttaaaatctgatgcacaagtgACATCCGCTAATGACAAAAACGTTTTTCTTGGCTCACTGGGGATTCATTTTAGCTTCAAAATCAACAGGATTGGACCGTTTTGAAGCAAAAGGCTGTTGTTGTGTTCAGAAGGAGTTAGCCTAGCAGCAGAGCTACTCAAGCCagaaatagcatctcaatgctaaacatgtagcagcaatgctaatgttagcaacCACATTTCTAAGGCTTGAGCAGTTGAATAATCTAAATAACaggttaaaaacaataaatatctttcttATTGAGCtcataaatctgtttatttaataattttgcagcaaaaggtgtttttgaattgaagttgttgcttattttgtcgaataaaatgtgattaattgataacaGGCCATGTAATAAACTCAAGTTAAAATCGTAATTGATTCCCACCGCTGgttttgatggaaaaaataaaaccacaaatctTTCTCCCCACTCAAGGTTGTTGGTGCCATCATCTTCCAGCCGATCAACCGAGCGTTCCCGCTGCGCTACTTGGAGGAAAAGTACGGACTGTCGAGCAACCACAAAGAGGCGGGGCTGATGGTGCAGGAGAGGCGGAGCCAGAACCGCCTTAGCCTCAACATCACCAACGGTCACGACGGCGCGCACAACGTCCACGACGGCCATCATGGCCAGGACAACGGCTTCGTCCGCGGCGCCCAGCTGAGGTCTGCGCACCACAAACTCACACAAACACGCAAATCTAACACCAAACCTCCAAATTCCTCCGTGGATTTAATtaggtgtgttttattttcactaagTTGCTTCGTTTTAAACCGTCAGCTGTGTTTAAATAGCAGaaataattcactttttctAGTGAGATGGCTAAATACTCTCactttttctccagttttgcTCAAACCCTGAATCTGACGGTGCAGTGAGACTGATTTCAGCGCTTATATCTGTGTAACGATAATTTGTGGTGTGTGCATCTAAATCTCACAAATGTTCGCTCAATTCATATTCTGACGTACTCTGATAAACTCTTCCTCTGAACTCAACTCCGGTTTTTCTGCTCCTTACATATGGAATGCCAGAAGGGCCAAAAATAGCACAACATTTGATGTGTCTTTCTCACGCAAAGTATATTTCTTCATACTTTGCGTGAGACAAATCgaggaaaatacaaaactaaatgttaagatttaggaaaaacaaaagtttagtATAATTGAAGCCTAAGAATGTGTAGCTAAGCTTTCAAATATGCTTACTGTTTGCATTTCAGGCAGTATCTCTATATTTCTTGAGCTGCtatgtaaaatattcaatagTTTTATATTAGTTTTTACAGATAGACCCAGTCAACTCATTTTCCCCACTTTACCTCTCCAGAGGGAACCCAAAGGGTTTTCAACAGTCCTGAGACATGTTTACATGTAAAGTTTtcctttcctcttcctgtcaGGTTGAAAGATCGATGCGGCAGTCAGCCAGCGAGTCTCAATCAAGTCCAGGAGAAGCGACGTCCCCTGAAGGCGCACCAATCGGAAAGCTTCCTGCCTCTGGgtaagaaatgaaaaacattagcTTGCTTCacataaatgtgtattttggtCCGAAAATCACAAACTTATTAATAGTAAATACTAAAAACTAACAAGATAATTGagctaaacattaaaaatttgtTCTGCTAGTGCTAAAGCGCTAAACTAATAGAAGATGCTCAACACAATGAGCCCTTCAGTGtgaaagcaggatttttttccactaAGCTGATCTTCTGTataaaacaaattcatgttAAATCCAATTAATGACGtgttattaaatttattttttataactttggCATCTTTTTTCCTCCGTAGGAACCAAACAGCTGCCCCAGCAGTCCGCGGACCCGCTGCTCACCAGCCCCGGACCAAAGTCTCCGGTGTTTCGGACCGGCAGTGAGCCGGTCCTCAGCCCGTCAGCCCAGCGTAGATCTGCAGAACCTTTAGCAGGTAATCAGATATCTTTATATGAGCTCttaatataagaaaatatatttttactgttttacttttatgtagTAATAACAGTGTTTAAGCTTAGGCTCACTCAGATCtaaaaatcaaaagcagaaaaccaaaagaaaactcaaaactcaCTATTTCTAAGAACAAGGGTTtgttcacaccagccctgtttaatcCGATTTAATCCAACTCTGgtccgtttgcctagaaagtccggttcagTTTGAGtaggtgtgaatgctaatcaaCCAAAAAATCTAACTCTGGTCCGCCGACAAACCACGCTttcggttcagttgaagtgaactctggtgcgatTTGAATCCATATGCAAATGCCAAGCGGAACAGAGacagctccaaaagcaggaagtggactgcagtgcagggaattctgggtaaaaacaactaaaacaaacgcATGAGGCTaacgctagcgggagaaatgactcgtggtcttttaccaacgacataagagaaatcctacaaccgccatttttgtttacatttggtgaagaaggaagttgcactcagtgtctcCTTCacaggtttttgtgtcgtttccttcagttgttcttggtgcagcgcccccacaggccaggaggggaacaggttttataaaggttttttttgtttgtacagtgctgtgtgaaaatgtgtcaaattttgcaattttggtcccaaatTGAATCGAATCTACCAAACTACCAGGTGTGAGAACTCCCTAAATCAATTCTGGACACATTTCTGGTTCAGatctgactgaaataaatattttcatctcaCTTTAAGGCTGTAAAATCTCCTGTGAAGGTTAATATATTGCTGTCAATTTAAATTTACTCTTGAAATtaacttgtgtgttttgttgataataatattaaaatctgaatgtCGCTGCAGGTCAAGCGATCCGTGGTTCTGACAGCCAGCTGTGTCCCAAGCCGCCTCCCAAACCGAGCAAAGTGCCCCTGACCCGGCTGCCCCTCATGCCGTCCTCTAGCAGCTCTGGGGAAAACCCGGCTAATTCCAGGAGGAGTGGAGGTGACAGCTGGATGTTTTTCCACAGATGTAGCCCATTTATTCAGCATTCAAGTATAAAAATCACAGATGGATGTgtttcttcctctgcagctccGCCTGTTCCTCCTGCGAAGCCCCAGAAATGTCGACATTTTCCTCTTACGGATTCCCGCGGTCCGTCCAGCTGTGTGGTTTCTCCTCCTGCAGTTGTCCAGTGTCCGGACTCGGAGCTGTCGTCAGGAAGGACGGAGGGGCTGAATCCGAACCCAGCCAACCTCCGGTCCTACAGCCCACCGGAACCGGACCGGGACCGCCACACTTCGCAGAACCCGTCCACATCGTGTGGCTACGTGGAGCTGCTGAAAACCGACGGCGAGGCTGCGGGCCGGAAAACGCTCGACAGAAGCTCCTACCACCACGCCATCGCCGCCTTGGAAAGCAcgagcgaggaagaggaggaggaggaggaaaaggcgAGGCGTGGGTTTCTGCGGCCGGTTCTGGAGACGGAGTCGGCGTTCAGGCCGGCGGAGTTCGAATCACGTCTGCTGCCGCCTGAAAACAAACCGCTGGAGATGGCGGTGCTGAAGAGAGcaaaggagctgctgctcagccaCGACCACCAGAGCATCGCCACACACCTGCTGATGGCCGACTGCCAGGTacacacacctcacacacacctgctgatGGCCGACTGCCAGGTacacacacctcacacacacctgctgatGGCCGACTGCCAGGTacacacacctcacacacacctgctgatGGCCGACTGCCAGGTacacacacctcacacacacctgctgatGGCCGACTGCCAGGTacacacacctcacacacacctgctgatGGCCGACTGCCAGGTacacacacctcacacacacctgctgatGGCCGACTGCCAGGTacacacacctcacacacacctgctgatGGCCGACTGCCAGGTacacacacctcacacacacctgctgatGGCCGACTGCCAGGTacacacacctcacacacacctgctgatGGCCGACTGCCAGGTacacacacctcacacacacctgctgatGGCCGACTGCCAGGTacacacacctcacacacacctgctgatGGCCGACTGCCAGGTacacacacctcacacacacctgctgatGGCCGACTGCCAGGTacacacacctcacacacacctgctgatGGCCAACTGCCAGGTacacacacctcacacacacctgtcaCCGTTTAccgtttaaattattttatcattcaaataccaaaatttccactgaact
It encodes:
- the bcar3 gene encoding breast cancer anti-estrogen resistance protein 3 isoform X1, which encodes MKHQSISRWLSQLGLPQYCMLLEQEYDGVEDLLHLSEYDLLELGVHNHLHRLHLLTSLHLLHERERRRELRMMAEGRFASLPRSLHAHHHTVGGGSAHSGGPGSAHGVSPRKLNIPMDLHVSNPCIPSGQEIPAAAYQSVSLHGTLPRRRRGEANVNHSNHAWDLKTNQTQPLLSRNASVPAGLVLQPAASSLAQNISDDFKSCRDPVAALDAAVDYVKFSRDQFILDCSLEKLRRELEEELKMSSEEPRSHAWYHGAIPRQVAESLVQRDGDFLLRDSLSSPGSYVLTCQWRNAAQHFKISKKMVILNEAYSRVEYLLDKEGFDSVPALIRYYVGNRKPVSQVVGAIIFQPINRAFPLRYLEEKYGLSSNHKEAGLMVQERRSQNRLSLNITNGHDGAHNVHDGHHGQDNGFVRGAQLRLKDRCGSQPASLNQVQEKRRPLKAHQSESFLPLGTKQLPQQSADPLLTSPGPKSPVFRTGSEPVLSPSAQRRSAEPLAGQAIRGSDSQLCPKPPPKPSKVPLTRLPLMPSSSSSGENPANSRRSGAPPVPPAKPQKCRHFPLTDSRGPSSCVVSPPAVVQCPDSELSSGRTEGLNPNPANLRSYSPPEPDRDRHTSQNPSTSCGYVELLKTDGEAAGRKTLDRSSYHHAIAALESTSEEEEEEEEKARRGFLRPVLETESAFRPAEFESRLLPPENKPLEMAVLKRAKELLLSHDHQSIATHLLMADCQVARILGVTPQVKGRMGVCSGLELVTLPHGRQLRLDLMERHHTMAIGVAVDILGCTGTVEERASTLNRIILVAMELKNAVGDLFAFTALMKALDMQQISRLEETWTTLRRNYTQTAISYEKILKPFYKSLYEGEASSLSVVCIPLLLPLLTLMERPSTTPEGVELWETSDQGCDIMLRHLEAARNVANNAQSYMANAEKIIEGFQFDEDLLEVFKTDFQLRLLWGSRGAAVNQSDRYNKFNLILTALSRKLEPATKTQLTN
- the bcar3 gene encoding breast cancer anti-estrogen resistance protein 3 isoform X2; its protein translation is MVTTNRQEQRNRTCIPIKDLLHLSEYDLLELGVHNHLHRLHLLTSLHLLHERERRRELRMMAEGRFASLPRSLHAHHHTVGGGSAHSGGPGSAHGVSPRKLNIPMDLHVSNPCIPSGQEIPAAAYQSVSLHGTLPRRRRGEANVNHSNHAWDLKTNQTQPLLSRNASVPAGLVLQPAASSLAQNISDDFKSCRDPVAALDAAVDYVKFSRDQFILDCSLEKLRRELEEELKMSSEEPRSHAWYHGAIPRQVAESLVQRDGDFLLRDSLSSPGSYVLTCQWRNAAQHFKISKKMVILNEAYSRVEYLLDKEGFDSVPALIRYYVGNRKPVSQVVGAIIFQPINRAFPLRYLEEKYGLSSNHKEAGLMVQERRSQNRLSLNITNGHDGAHNVHDGHHGQDNGFVRGAQLRLKDRCGSQPASLNQVQEKRRPLKAHQSESFLPLGTKQLPQQSADPLLTSPGPKSPVFRTGSEPVLSPSAQRRSAEPLAGQAIRGSDSQLCPKPPPKPSKVPLTRLPLMPSSSSSGENPANSRRSGAPPVPPAKPQKCRHFPLTDSRGPSSCVVSPPAVVQCPDSELSSGRTEGLNPNPANLRSYSPPEPDRDRHTSQNPSTSCGYVELLKTDGEAAGRKTLDRSSYHHAIAALESTSEEEEEEEEKARRGFLRPVLETESAFRPAEFESRLLPPENKPLEMAVLKRAKELLLSHDHQSIATHLLMADCQVARILGVTPQVKGRMGVCSGLELVTLPHGRQLRLDLMERHHTMAIGVAVDILGCTGTVEERASTLNRIILVAMELKNAVGDLFAFTALMKALDMQQISRLEETWTTLRRNYTQTAISYEKILKPFYKSLYEGEASSLSVVCIPLLLPLLTLMERPSTTPEGVELWETSDQGCDIMLRHLEAARNVANNAQSYMANAEKIIEGFQFDEDLLEVFKTDFQLRLLWGSRGAAVNQSDRYNKFNLILTALSRKLEPATKTQLTN
- the bcar3 gene encoding breast cancer anti-estrogen resistance protein 3 isoform X3, which codes for MMAEGRFASLPRSLHAHHHTVGGGSAHSGGPGSAHGVSPRKLNIPMDLHVSNPCIPSGQEIPAAAYQSVSLHGTLPRRRRGEANVNHSNHAWDLKTNQTQPLLSRNASVPAGLVLQPAASSLAQNISDDFKSCRDPVAALDAAVDYVKFSRDQFILDCSLEKLRRELEEELKMSSEEPRSHAWYHGAIPRQVAESLVQRDGDFLLRDSLSSPGSYVLTCQWRNAAQHFKISKKMVILNEAYSRVEYLLDKEGFDSVPALIRYYVGNRKPVSQVVGAIIFQPINRAFPLRYLEEKYGLSSNHKEAGLMVQERRSQNRLSLNITNGHDGAHNVHDGHHGQDNGFVRGAQLRLKDRCGSQPASLNQVQEKRRPLKAHQSESFLPLGTKQLPQQSADPLLTSPGPKSPVFRTGSEPVLSPSAQRRSAEPLAGQAIRGSDSQLCPKPPPKPSKVPLTRLPLMPSSSSSGENPANSRRSGAPPVPPAKPQKCRHFPLTDSRGPSSCVVSPPAVVQCPDSELSSGRTEGLNPNPANLRSYSPPEPDRDRHTSQNPSTSCGYVELLKTDGEAAGRKTLDRSSYHHAIAALESTSEEEEEEEEKARRGFLRPVLETESAFRPAEFESRLLPPENKPLEMAVLKRAKELLLSHDHQSIATHLLMADCQVARILGVTPQVKGRMGVCSGLELVTLPHGRQLRLDLMERHHTMAIGVAVDILGCTGTVEERASTLNRIILVAMELKNAVGDLFAFTALMKALDMQQISRLEETWTTLRRNYTQTAISYEKILKPFYKSLYEGEASSLSVVCIPLLLPLLTLMERPSTTPEGVELWETSDQGCDIMLRHLEAARNVANNAQSYMANAEKIIEGFQFDEDLLEVFKTDFQLRLLWGSRGAAVNQSDRYNKFNLILTALSRKLEPATKTQLTN
- the bcar3 gene encoding breast cancer anti-estrogen resistance protein 3 isoform X4, whose product is MTERCNLKALSAALCCFYHRNSVIKFSRDQFILDCSLEKLRRELEEELKMSSEEPRSHAWYHGAIPRQVAESLVQRDGDFLLRDSLSSPGSYVLTCQWRNAAQHFKISKKMVILNEAYSRVEYLLDKEGFDSVPALIRYYVGNRKPVSQVVGAIIFQPINRAFPLRYLEEKYGLSSNHKEAGLMVQERRSQNRLSLNITNGHDGAHNVHDGHHGQDNGFVRGAQLRLKDRCGSQPASLNQVQEKRRPLKAHQSESFLPLGTKQLPQQSADPLLTSPGPKSPVFRTGSEPVLSPSAQRRSAEPLAGQAIRGSDSQLCPKPPPKPSKVPLTRLPLMPSSSSSGENPANSRRSGAPPVPPAKPQKCRHFPLTDSRGPSSCVVSPPAVVQCPDSELSSGRTEGLNPNPANLRSYSPPEPDRDRHTSQNPSTSCGYVELLKTDGEAAGRKTLDRSSYHHAIAALESTSEEEEEEEEKARRGFLRPVLETESAFRPAEFESRLLPPENKPLEMAVLKRAKELLLSHDHQSIATHLLMADCQVARILGVTPQVKGRMGVCSGLELVTLPHGRQLRLDLMERHHTMAIGVAVDILGCTGTVEERASTLNRIILVAMELKNAVGDLFAFTALMKALDMQQISRLEETWTTLRRNYTQTAISYEKILKPFYKSLYEGEASSLSVVCIPLLLPLLTLMERPSTTPEGVELWETSDQGCDIMLRHLEAARNVANNAQSYMANAEKIIEGFQFDEDLLEVFKTDFQLRLLWGSRGAAVNQSDRYNKFNLILTALSRKLEPATKTQLTN